Within Streptomyces antibioticus, the genomic segment TCGCCGCCGTGATGCGCAACAACCTGCGCATCGCACCGCAGTTCGCGCCCAAGGTGTTCCACGGCGACGTGCTGTTCTTCAGCGCCACCCAGGACGCCCCCGGCACCGGCGACGACCTCTCGCTCGCCCCCGGCAAGGCCGACGCCTGGCGCCCCTGGGTCGACGGCTCGTTCGACGACCACGCCGTGCCCTGCGGCCACTACGAGATGACCGAGCCCGCCCCGATGGCCCTCATCGGCGCGGCGGTCGCCAAGGCACTGCGCCGGAACGCCGGTTGACCGCCGCCCGCCCCGACCCTTCCACCAGCAGCACCGGACCGACGCTCAGGAGACTGCCCGTGACCAAGGACCTGTACGAACTCGGCGACGCCCCCGAACTCGGTACGGCACCCCGGCGGATGTACGCCTCGCTCATCCGTCAGGAGCGCTACGGCGAGCCGATCGGCGCCTTCCGCACCGAGGTGGTGGACGTGCCGCCGCTGCTGCCCGGCCAGGTCCTGATCAAGGTGATGGCGGCCGGCGTCAACTACAACAACGTGTGGGCGGCGCTGGGTTCACCGCTCGACGTGATCGGCGCCCGGCAGAAGCAGGGGGCCACCGAGGACTTCCACATCGGCGGCTCCGACCTGTCCGGCATCGTCTGGGCGGTCGGGGAGGGCGCGCGCGGAGTGCGTCTCGGTGACGAGGTGACCGTCCTCGCGTGCCGCTGGGACGAGTCGGCCGAGGACATCCGGCTCGGCGCCGACCCGGTGACCTCCTCCTCGCTGCGGGTGTGGGGCTACGAGGAGAACTACGGCTCCTTCGCCCAGTTCGCGGTCGTGGACGACTACATGGTGCATCCCAAGCCCGCCCGACTGAACTGGGCGGAGGCGGCCTGCTTCATGGCGACGGCGGCCACCGCGCACCGGCAGTTGTTCGGCTGGCAGCCGCACACCGTGCGGCCCGGCGACCCCGTCCTCATCTGGGGCGGCGCCGGCGGTCTGGGCAGCATCGCCATCCAGCTCGTCAAACACGCGGGCGGCATCCCGGTCGCCGTGGTCTCCAGCGAGGAACGCGGCGAGTTCTGCATGCGGCTCGGCGCCAAGGGGTGGATCGACCGGCGGGAGTTCGACCACTGGGGCCGGCTGCCGCACACCGACGACGAGGCCGCGATGAGCGCCTGGCTGTCCGGCGCCCGCGCCTTCGGCCGCCGCTACTGGGAGGTGCTGGGGGAGCGCCGGGCGCCGCGCATCGTGCTGGAGCACTCCGGCGCCGACACCATCCCCACCTCGATCTACATGGCCGACAACGCGGGCATGGTCGTCATCTGCGGCGGCACCACCGGCTACAACGGCGATGTCGACCTGCGGTTCCTGTGGATGCGGCAGAAGCGGCTCCAGGGTTCGCACGTGGCCAGCCGGCGCGAGGCGCGCGAGGTGACCCGGCTGATCGACCAGGGTGCGATCGACCCGTGCCTGTCACGGACGTTCGCCTTCGAGGAGATCGGCCTCGCCCACCAGCTCCTGCACGAGAACCGGCACCCGGCGGGCAACATGGCGGTCCTGGTCAACGCGGCCGCGTGAACGACGTCGGCGTGGCCGCGTGAACGACGGGAGGGGCGGGCGACACCGCGTCGCCCGCCCCTCCCGATCCCGCTCGCGTGCCTCAGTTCCCTTCCCGCAGCAGCTTCTTGATGATCTTTCCGGCGGGGTTGCGCGGCACCTGCTCGATGAACTCCACGCTCCGGGGCCGCTTGTAGGGCGCGAGGTTCTCCCCGAGATGGGCGAGCAGCGTGCGCGCCTCGGTGCCCTCCTCGGCGACCACGTACGCGAGCGGCACCTCCCCGAAGTCCTCGTCCGGGATGCCGACGACCGCCGCGTCCCGGACCGCCGGATGGGTCAGCAGGGCCCGCTCGATCTCCGACGGGTAGACGTTCTGCCCCGCCCGGATGATCAGGTCCTTGCTGCGGTCGACCAGATGGATCCGCCCCGCCTCGTCCAGGAACCCGAGGTCGCCCGTGCGCACCCAGCCGTCGACGGTCACCTCCTCGGTGGCCGCCGGGTCGTTCCAGTACCCGCGCATCAGCCCCGGGCCGCGCACCACGATCTCGCCGACCTCGCCGCGGGCCGTCTCCCGGCCGTCCTTGCCGAGGGAGCGCGCGGACATGCCCGGGATCACCCGGCCGCACGGGATCCGGGCGCCCGCGTCACCGGGCGCCGGATGCTCCTCAGGACCCAGGGTGACGAACGGGCCGCCGACCTCCGTCATGCCGTACACCTGACGGAACCCGCAGCCGAGACGGTCCACGGCGTCGGCGTACACGTCGAGCGGCATCGGCGCGGCGCCGTAGAGGACCTCCCGCAGCGAGGACAGGTCCGTGCTGTGCGACGCCTTGGCCTGGAGCAGGAAGCGCAGCATCTGCGGCACCAGCCAGATGTGCGTGGCCCGGTGCCGTTCGACGGCGGCCAGCGCCCGCTGCGGGGTGAAGCCCGGCATCAGGACCACCGTGGCCCCGGCCGCCAGATAGGTCAGGGAGACGACCATGCTGCCGTGGTACAGCGGGCAGCAGTTGACGAGCACCATGTCGTCGGAGGGCCGGGCCACGGCCAGCCAGCCGAGCGCGATGGCCCGGAACGACCCCTCGTCCACGGTGACGCCCTTGGCCTGCCCGGTGGTCGCCGAGGTGTGCAGCACGGCGACCGGATCCGAGTCGGGGATCACCGGCAGCGCGGTGTCCGCCGCGACCGTGCCGAGGGCGGTGAAGACCGGCTTGTCGAGCGCCACCCGGATCCGTACACAGGCGGGCAGTTCGGTGTGCCGGTCGAGGAGCGCCGACTCGCCGAGCACCGCGACCGCGCCGACCCGCTCGATGATCCCGGCCACCTCCGGCACCGCGAGGCTGTGGTTGAGCGGCACGAACACCGCGCCGAGCCGGGCCAGCGCGAAGTAGCTCTCCAGCACCTCGATCCGGTCCAGGGAGAGCACCGCGACCCGGTCACCGCGCTCGATGCCCAGCTCACCGAAACCCCGGGCGAGTTCGGCGGTACGGGCGTCCAACTCGGCCCAGGTGACCGAGCGGCGGTCGTCCACGAGGGCCAACCGGGCGGGAAAGCACTGCCGGTTGCGCTCCAGGAGCTGGGTCAGCCACATCACGCGCCGCCCGACACACCGCCGGCGGCGCGCTCGGAGACGAACCGCTCGTAGTCGCCGATCGTCCGGAGCTTCTCCATGTCCTCGGCGGTGATCTCCACCCCCGTGCGCTGTTCGACCAGCAGCACCAGCCGCACCAGGTCACCGGAGTCGATCCCGCTGCCCGCCAGGTCGACGTCGTCGCCGATGGTCTCCGCGTACTCGACCGTGCCGGTGAGTTCGACCAGCAACTCCCTGATGGAGCTCATGACTTCCCCTTCGATTCGATCTCGTCCTGCTCGTCCTTGCGTGTCATCAGGGGAAGAGGGGCCGAGGGCGCGTCGCACTCCCCGGCGCGCCGGGTGACATGTGTCACGCGGACTTGCCACGGGCGGGCGGGATAGCGGGACGGGTCCACCGCCTCTTGTATCGGTGAGAGCCCCGGGGAGGTCCGCAGGAGCACGGACCGTCCGCCCCGGGGTCGGTCCGAGGCGAGGGAGTGACAGTGGAGACGGCCGAGACGATCACGGACTCCGAAGCGGCGCTCACCGCGCACTTCGAGGCCCTCCTGCGGGCCGGCGAGACCGTCGAGCCGCGCGACTGGATGCCCGACGGCTACCGCCGCATGCTGCTGCGGCAGATCGCCCAGCACGCCCACTCCGAGATCATCGGCATGCAGCCGGAGGGCTCCTGGCTCACCCGGGCCCCCTCCCTGCACCGCAAGTCCGTGCTCCTCGCCAAGGTCCAGGACGAGGCCGGCCACGGCCTCTACCTCTACGCCGCCGCCGAGACCCTCGGCGCCGACCGCGCCGACCTGCTCGACGCCCTGCACCAGGGCCGCCAGCGCTACGCCGCCACCTTCAACCACCCGGCGCTGACCTGGGCCGACACCGGTGCCATCGCCTGGCTCACGGACGGCGCCGCCGTCGTCAACCAGGCGCCGCTGACCCGGACGTCGTACGGCCCCTACGCGCGGGCGATGCGCCGGGTCTGCCAGGAGGAGGCGTTCCACGTCCGGCAGGGCTACGACCTGATGAAGGCCCTGTGCGAGGGCACCCCCGCCCAGCGGGAGATGGCCCAGGACGCGGTGGACCGCTGGTGGCTGCCCGCCGTGGCGCTGATGTTCGGACCGCCCGACACGCTCGCCGGCGGCGCCGACGCCCGCACGGCGGCCCTCGGCGCCCAGGTGTCCCGGCAGGCCATCGCCTGGGGCATCAAACGCCACACCAACGACGAACTCCGCCAGCGTTTCGTCGACCACTGCGTGCCCCAGGCGCACAGCCTCGGCCTCACCCTCCCCGACCCCGGCATCCGCTGGAACGAGGAACGCGGCCACTACGACTTCGGGCCCGTCGACTGGGAGACCTACCGCGGCGCCCTCGCCGACGACTCCCACACCGCCCGACGGCGCGTCGCGCACCGGGTCGCCGCGCACCAGGACGGCGCCTGGGTGCGCGAGGCCGCCGCCGCGTACGCCGCCCGCGCCGGGGAGACGGCGGAGGACGCGCTGTGAGCGGCGGCAGGGAGCGGGAGACGGAGAGGGAAGGCGCGGCGCCGTCCTGGGAGGTGTTCCTGCGGCCCCGCCGCGGCCTGTCCCACCAGCATGTGGGCGCGGTCCGCGCGAGCGACGCCGACATGGCCCTGGAACACGCCCGCGACCTCTACACCCGGCGCGGCGACCCGCTGTCGCTGTGGGTGGTGCGCTCCGCCGACGTGCACGCCGCGTCCCCCGCCGAACGCGACCCCTTCTTCAGCAACGCCCGCCACAAGCCCTACCGCTACCCCGAGCACTTCGCCCCGATGACCGGGGGAGACGACAAGGACGATGACGGTCACGATGCCGACGACTGAGACCCGCGAGTCCCACGACCTCGCCCTCCTCGCCCTCCGCCTCGGCGACGACGCCCTCGTCCTCGGCCAGCGCCTGTGCCGGTGGATCACCCGGGCGCCGACGATCGAGGAGGACCTCGCCCTGTCGAACATCGCCCTCGACCTGATCGGCCACGCCCGCGCCCTGCTCACCCTGAGCGGCACCCTGGACGGCACCGGCCGCACCGAGGACGACCTCGCCTATGGCCGCCCGGACCGCGAGTTCCGCAACACGCTCCTCACCGCGCTCCCCAACGGCGACTTCGCGACCACCGTCGCCCGCCAACTCGCCTACAGCCACTACGCGGTGCTCTTCTACGAGGCGCTCGCCGACAGCACCGAACCGGGGCTCGCGGCCTGCGCCGCCCGGGCCGCCAAGGAGGTCGGCTACCACCGGCGGCACGCCGACGGCTGGACCGTACGCCTGGGCCTCGGCACCGCCGAGAGCGCCCGGCGGATGCGGGCCGGACTGGACGCCGTATGGCCGTACACCGCCGAGCTGTTCGACGAGGACGACCTGACGCTACGGCTGTCCGCCGCCGGGTCCGCCGTGTCGCCCCGGACGCTGCACCCGGTGTGGCGCGAGCGGGTGGGGGCGGTGATCGAGCGCGCCGGACTGACCGTGCCCGTCCCGCGCTGGGAGGCACGCGGCGGGCGACAGGGGCTGCACGGGGAGGAGTTCGGCCCGCTGGTCGCCGAACTCCAGTCGGTGCGGCGGCAGTTCCCGGGAGGCACCTGGTGACCGGCCGACCGCTCGCCGTCGCCGTGGACGAGGTGCGCGCCCGGATCGACGCCGTCCCCGATCCCGAGCTGCCCTTCGTCACCCTCGGCCAACTCGGCGTTGTGAACGCCGTGTTCATGGCGCCGGACGGTCGGATGGAGGTCGAGTTCACGCCCACCTTCCTCGGCTGTCCCGCGCTGTCCGAGATCGCCGCCGCCCTCGCGGAGACGCTCGCGGAGTGCGGGCACCCGGACGGCAGGATCCGCCAGGTGCTCACCCCGGCCTGGAGCACGGACCGCATCACCTCCGACGGCCGGCGCGCGCTCGCCGAGCACGGCATCGCCCCGCCCGGCCCGACCACCGCCCCGAGATCCGTCCGGATCGGCCTCGGCGCACCCTGTCCGAACTGCGGCAGCCGGGCCACCCGCCCGCACTCGCCGTTCGGGCCGACCCGCTGCCAGTCGGTCCTGGTGTGCGCGTCCTGCCGCGAGACGTTCCCGTACCTGGCCACGGTGTGAGGCGCCCATGAACCCGACCGCATCCCGTTCCCCGCGCCGCACCGGCTGGTACCCGCTCACCGTCACGCGCAAGGAGCCGCTGACCGAGGACGCCGTCGCCGTCACCCTGGACGTGCCCCCGGACCTTGCCGCCACCTTCGCGGCCGTCCCGGGCCGGCACGTCGTCGTACGCCATCGGCGGCCCGGCCGCGAACTGCGCCGCGCCTACTCGGTGTGCCCGCCGCCCGGTGCACCCGACGCCCTGCGCCTGGTCATCCAGCGTGCCACCTCCGACGGCTTCGGCGCCCACGCCCGCACCGCCCTCGCCGTCGGCGACACCCTCGAACTCGCCCCGCCCACCGGGACGTTCGGCCTTCCGCCGATCCCCGGCGCCCACCATGTGCTGATCGCCGGGGGCAGCGGCATCACCCCGCTGGCCGCCATGGCCGCGGGCGCCCTGCGCGACGACCCCGGTTGCCGGGTCTCCCTGGTGCACGCCGCCCGTACGGCGGGCACGGCCCTGCTGGCGGACGAACTCGCCGAGCTGAAGGACGCGTTCGTCGACCGCTTCACCGCGCTGTACGTCCTCTCGCGCGAGCGCCGGGAGAGCGATCTGTTCACCGGGCGGATCGACGCGGACCGGCTGCGGCGGCTGCTCACGGTGCTCGACGCCCGCCCCGGCGACCGCGCCACCACGTTCAGCCTGTGCGGGCCGTGGGGTCTGGTCGAGATCGTGCGCACCGCCCTCGCCGCCTGGGGCGCACCCGCCGGGACGGTCCGCCGGGAACTCTTCTCCGCCGACGGCGCGCCCGGTGAACTCCCCGACGACCACGGCCCCGCCCCCTCCGCGCCCGCCCCCGGATCCTCCCGGGTGCGCGCGGTGATCGGTGGCCGGACCACCGCCGTGACGATGGCCCCCGGCGACCGCGTGGTGCTGGACCCCGTGCTGCGGGCCCGCCCCGAGGTGCCGTACGCCTGCCGGGACGGCGTCTGCGGAAGCTGCCGTGCCCTCGTCGTCTCCGGCGAGGTGACGCTGGGCCGTCAGCACGCCCTCGACCCGCGCGACCTCGCGGCCGGCTACACCCTCGCCTGCCGCGCCCGCCCCGCCACCCCCGACCTCACCCTCGACTTCGACGCCTGACACCCGACAGCTAAGGACACGCACTTGACCACCACCACGGGACGACACCAGGACAGGACCGCCCTGGTCACCGGAGGCAGCCGCGGGATCGGCCGGGCCGTGGCCGGGCGCCTGGCCCGCGAGGGCGCGCTGGTCGCCGTGCACTACGGGCACGACCACGGCGCCGCCGAGCGCACGGTGAAGGAGATCGAGGCGGCCGGCGGCCGCGCCTTCCCGGTCCACGCCGAACTGGGCGTCCCCGGCGACGCCGCCGCCCTCTGGGACGCCTTCGACCGCGCCCTGGCCGCGCGCGACGCGGAGCCGGGCGTGGACATCGTCGTCAACAACGCGGGCATCACCCTGCCCAAGCCCATCGAGCACGTCACCGAGGAGGAGTACGACCGCGTCTTCGCCGTCAACACCAAGGCGCCGTACTTCATCCTCCAACAGGCCCTCGGACGGCTTCGGGACGGCGGCCGGATCATCACCGTCTCCTCCGGCGCCACCCGGATCGCCTACCCGGCGATCGCCACCTACTCGATGACCAAGGCCGCCCTCGACAGCCTCACCCTCTCCCTCGCCCTCCAGCTCGGCCCCCGGGGGATCACGGTGAACACGGTCGCACCCGGCTTCACCGACACCGAGATCAACCCCACCCTCCAGAACCCGCAGATCCGTCAGGCGCTGGCCGCGGCCTCCGTCTTCGACCGGCTCGGCACGCCCGCGGACATCGCCGACGTGGTGTCCTTCGTCGCAAGCGACGAGGCCCGCTGGGTGACCGGCCAGTGGATCGACGCCACCGGAGGCGTCCACCTCGGCCTCTGACCCCGCCCCCCGCCCCTCTCCCTCCGGAGTGGAAGCCCCAAGGAGCCATCGATGAACGACGGCACGTCCGCGCTCGCGGACCTGTCACCGGACGACCCGCTGGTCCAGCCGTTTTCCGGCGCGAGCCCCTACGACGACTATGTGCACGCCTCGGTCCTCAACTCCCTCCAGCAGCCGCTGACCGAGGCCGCCGACGAGATGGGCTTCCTCGTCACCACCCAGGTGATGGAACTCTGGTTCACCCTGATCGTCCACGAATGGCGCACCGCCCGGGACGCGTTCGCCAAGGACGACCTGGACGCCGCCACCGACGCCCTGGTGCGCAGCCGCCGCGCGGTCGGCGCCCTCGTGGACTCCTGGCAGCCCATCGCCGCCCTGACGCCCGCTCAGTTCAACGGCTTCCGGGCCGCGTTCGGCCGGGCGTCCGGCTTCCAGTCCGCGATGTACCGGCACATGGAGTTCCTGCTCGGCGAGAAGTCCGCCGCCCTGGTCCGCGCCCACCGGGGCGACCCGGCGGTCCACGAGGCGCTGCGCGACGCGCACCGCGAACCCTCGCTCTACGACGAGGTGTTGGGCTATCTGCACCGGCAGGGCCTGCCCGTGCCGGAGCACGTCCGGGAGCGGGACGTCACACAGCCCTACGCCTCGGACCCCGGGGTCGTCGCCGTCTGGCGGCAGGTCTACACCGGCCCGCAGCACCACCCGCTGCTCGCGCTCGGCGAACTCCTCACCGACATCGCCGAACGCGTCACCCGCTGGCGCTTCGACCATGTCATGGTGGTGCGCCGCGCCATGGGCGCCAAGACCGGCAGCGCGGGCTCGTCCGGTGTGGACTTCCTCCGGGCCCGCGCGGACCGGCTGGTCTTCCCCGAACTGTGGGCGGTGCGCGGTGACATCTAGGGAGATCTCGGCGTTCGCCGCCGAGGAGGAGACCCGGGTCCTGTCGCTGCGGCCGGTCCTGGCCCCCGTCCACGGCCGCTACGGCGACCATCCGCACCAGACCTACGACGCCTGGCCCGCCGAGGACCCGGCGGCGCCGCTGGTGATCCTGCTGCACGGCGGCTACTGGCGCTACGACCGGATGCACCTCACCCCGTTCGCCGCCTACCTGGGACAGCAGGGCTTCTCCGTGCTGCTGCCCGGCTTCCGCAGATCGGGCGGCGCGGGCGGCTACCCCGAGACCTTCGACGACATCGCCCGGATCGTCGACACCCTCCCCGAGGGACGGCCGTACGTGCTGGCCGGGCACTGCTCGGGCGGCCATCTCGCGCTGTGGTGCGCCGCCCGCGCCCTGCTGCCGGCAGGATCCCCCTGGCACACCACGCGCCTGCCCCCGGCCGTCCTCGCCCTGGCCCCGCTGACCGACCTCGACGCCACCCGCCGGGACCGGCTCAGCAACGACGCCGCGCTGCAACTCCTGGGCGGCCCGGAGGAGTTCGAGACCCGGATGGCGTCCGTCGACCCGCTGACCCTGCTCAAGGGCGCCGGTACGACCGGGGTCCGTACGGTGCTGCTGCACGGCGAGGTGGACGAGGAGGTCCCGCTCACCCAGTTCGCCGACTACGCGGCCGTGCACCGGGACCTGGAGACCGTCGTCCTGCCCGGCACCGGCCACTACACGCTGATCGAGCCGGGCGCCCCGGCCGCCCTCGCGGTCGCCGACACCCTGCGCCGGCTGTCCGCGCCCTGGACCGGCGCCGCAGGGCGGCCGGAGCCCGCACCCAAGGAGCCCGGACCGGAGGAGCCCGCCCACCCATGACCACCGCGCCGTCGGCATCACACGCCGAACTGACCCTCATGGCAGTCGAGTTGGACGCCCGCACCCCCCTCGCGGACACCCGTAACCGGTTCCTGCTCCCCGCGAACGTCGTCTACCTCGACGGCAATTCGCTCGGCCCGCTGCCCGCCGCCGTCCCGCCCGTCCTCGACGACGTCCTGCGCCGCCAGTGGGGCACCGACCTCATCGCCTCCTGGAACACCCACGGCTGGTGGGACGCGCCGCTGCGGGTCGGCGACACGGTGGGCCGGATCGTCGGCGCCGCCCCCGGGCAGACCCTAGTCGGCGACTCGACGAGCGTGCAGCTCTACAACGCCCTCGGCGCGGCGGCCGCGTTGCGCCCCGGACGCCCCCTGCTGGTCACCGACCCCGGTCACTTCCCCACCGACCGGTACATCACCGACTCGGTGGCCGCCCGGCAGGGCCTGGAGGCGCGCCGGGTGCGCCCCGCCGACCTGGGGGAACTGCTCGCCGCCGAGGGCGACCGGGTCGCCGTCGTCGGCTACTCGCCCGTCGACTACCGCACCGGCGAACTGCACGACATGGCCGCGCTCACCCGCGCCGCGCACGACGCCGGCGCGCTCGTCCTGTGGGACCTGTGCCACGCGGCCGGCGCGATGCCGGTCCGACTCGACGCGCTGGGCGTGGACTTCGCCGTCGGCTGCGGTTACAAGTTCCTCAACGGCGGCCCCGGCGCCCCCGCCTTCCTCTACGTCGCCGAACGCCACCACGAGCACTGGAGTCCCGCCCTGACCGGCTGGACCGGGCACGCCGACCCGTTCGGACTGCACGACACCTACACCCCGGCCCCCGGGATCGCGCGGGGCCGTGTCGGCACGCCCCCGATGCTCTCCCTGCTCTGCCTGGAGGCCGCGCTCACCGTTTTCGACGGACTCGACCTGGACCAGGTGCGCGCCAGGAGCCTGTCCCTGACCGGCTTCCTGCTGCACTGCGCCGGCACCCTGCTGGACGGCCTCGGCTTCGAGCCGGTCACCCCGGCCGAGCCCGAACGCCGGGGCAGCCAGGTGTCGTTGCGCCACCCGCACGCCTACGGTCTGGTGCGGGCGCTCGCCGCCCGGGGGATCGTCGGCGACATGCGCGCCCCCGATCTGCTGCGCTTCGGCGTCAACGCGCTCCATCTCTCGCACGCTGACCTGCTGCACGCGATGACCTCCCTGCGGGAGATCGTGACGACGGGCGCCTACGATCCGGCTCCCGAGCGGAACGCCGTGACCTGAGCCGGGCGGCTGGACCAGGTGGACGGTCCGGACCGGGCGGCACGGCGCCAACCGTGCCGCCCGGCAGGCCCGTTCAGCCCTCGATACGGTGCGTCGTCCAGAACGACGTCAGGTCCGTCGTCGTGGCGGCCTGCGCGGCCGCCTTGAACTCGGCCGTGGTCGAGACGCCGTACCAGTGCGAAGTGGCGTAGTCCTTCAGCAGCTTGGCCATGGCGGTGTCGCCGATCAGCCGCCGCAGGTCGTGCAGGGCGCACTTGCCGTAGCCGTAGACGACGGTGGAGTAGCGGGAGGAGTGCGTGTCCCAGTAGGCCATCGAGTTGGTGATCTTCTCGGCGGACGACGCCCAGGACACGCTGTTCCAGCAGTTGGCGCCGGTCTTGCCGAGCGCCAGGTCGGTGGCGTAGTCGGTGAACGACTCGTCCAGCCAGGGGCTCGTGTACTCGTCGTCGCCGACGATGCCGTACCACCACTGGTGGCCGATCTCATGGGTGAGCGCGGTGGTGCTGACCAGGTCGAGGACGAACCCGGGGTACTCCATGCCGCCGAACCAGAAGTTGTTGTCGATGACGGCGTCCAGCTCGCCGTACGGATAGGCGCCGAAGCGGGAGGCGTGGGCGTCGACGGCGGTGCGGGCGGTGGTCAGCATCGACTGGGCGCTGGAGGAGCTGATCCCGGTGACGGAGTAGACGTTGACCGGGGTTCCGGCCGCCGAGGTGCCGGAGATCTTGCTGAACGGCCCGGCCGCCCAGGCGAAGTCGCGCACCTGGGTGGCGGTCGCGGTGGTGACCGTGCGGCCGCTGGAGCCGGGGGTGTCGACCGAGGTGCCGGTGGCCGGGACCAGCAGGCCGCTCGGATGGTCGAGGGTGACCCGGAAGTCGGCGGCCAGCGAGTAGAACGACTCGCCGTTGTTGGTGTACGGGTCCAGATGCCAGCCCGCGCCGTCCTTCACCGCCAGCACGGGCAGCGCGTTGCCGATGAAGCTGAAGGCACCGTCGTGGCCGAACCGGTCGGCGCCGCTGGGCACGGATATGCCGAGGTCGAAGCCGATCGTGGCGCTCTGCCCCTGGGCGAGGGGCGTGGCCAGGGTGATCGGCAGCGCCGTGCAGGAGACCGAGAGCGCGCCCGCCGTCCCGCCGGTGACGCCCGTGACCGTGATCGGCGGCGCGGAGCAGGTGCCGTGGTAGTTGTCCCACAGCCGCAGATAGACCTCGGCGAGCGGGGTCGCGGAGGCGTTGGTGAAGGTCGCGCTCTGATGCCCGGTCCACACCGTGCCGGTGGTGTCGCTGCTGAGGGAGACGGTGTACGACGGTGCGATCGGCGTCCGGGTGCCGTCCGCGGGCGGGGTCGTGACGTCCTCGGTGGCCAGGGCGATGTCGTCCAGGACGAAGTTCGTGCGGAGGCTGGAGTCCTCGGTGCCGGTGAGGGCGAGCGTGACGGTCTGACCGGCGAACGCCGACACGTCGAAGGACTTCCGCGCGTACCCGGTGTTCTTGTCGAGGTTGGAGTACGTCGCGAGGGTCGTCGAGCCGATCTTCGCCGTGAGCTTGTCGTACGCCGTGGAGCTCGTCGTCTCGGCGGTGTCGATGTGCAGCCAGAAGGAGAGGGTGGCGCGGGCGCAGCCGGAGGGCACGGTCACGCTCTGGGTGAGCGTGTCGGTGTGGGTGGAGCCGGTGCCGCCCAGCCAGGCGTAGCCGGTGCCGCCGTGCGCGCTCTGCCCGGCGCGGGTGGTGATCAGGGACGCCGAGGAGGCGGTCCAGGAGGCGGCGCCGCTCTCGAAGCCGCCGTTGGCGACGGCCTGGGTGGGGGTGCAGACGGCTTCCGGTGCGGTGGCCGCCTCGGACGGCGGGGCGGGGAGGGACAGGGCGGCCGTGGCGG encodes:
- a CDS encoding SDR family oxidoreductase, producing MTTTTGRHQDRTALVTGGSRGIGRAVAGRLAREGALVAVHYGHDHGAAERTVKEIEAAGGRAFPVHAELGVPGDAAALWDAFDRALAARDAEPGVDIVVNNAGITLPKPIEHVTEEEYDRVFAVNTKAPYFILQQALGRLRDGGRIITVSSGATRIAYPAIATYSMTKAALDSLTLSLALQLGPRGITVNTVAPGFTDTEINPTLQNPQIRQALAAASVFDRLGTPADIADVVSFVASDEARWVTGQWIDATGGVHLGL
- a CDS encoding kynureninase; amino-acid sequence: MTTAPSASHAELTLMAVELDARTPLADTRNRFLLPANVVYLDGNSLGPLPAAVPPVLDDVLRRQWGTDLIASWNTHGWWDAPLRVGDTVGRIVGAAPGQTLVGDSTSVQLYNALGAAAALRPGRPLLVTDPGHFPTDRYITDSVAARQGLEARRVRPADLGELLAAEGDRVAVVGYSPVDYRTGELHDMAALTRAAHDAGALVLWDLCHAAGAMPVRLDALGVDFAVGCGYKFLNGGPGAPAFLYVAERHHEHWSPALTGWTGHADPFGLHDTYTPAPGIARGRVGTPPMLSLLCLEAALTVFDGLDLDQVRARSLSLTGFLLHCAGTLLDGLGFEPVTPAEPERRGSQVSLRHPHAYGLVRALAARGIVGDMRAPDLLRFGVNALHLSHADLLHAMTSLREIVTTGAYDPAPERNAVT
- a CDS encoding M1 family metallopeptidase; amino-acid sequence: MRPTPRRALAATVLALAATAALSLPAPPSEAATAPEAVCTPTQAVANGGFESGAASWTASSASLITTRAGQSAHGGTGYAWLGGTGSTHTDTLTQSVTVPSGCARATLSFWLHIDTAETTSSTAYDKLTAKIGSTTLATYSNLDKNTGYARKSFDVSAFAGQTVTLALTGTEDSSLRTNFVLDDIALATEDVTTPPADGTRTPIAPSYTVSLSSDTTGTVWTGHQSATFTNASATPLAEVYLRLWDNYHGTCSAPPITVTGVTGGTAGALSVSCTALPITLATPLAQGQSATIGFDLGISVPSGADRFGHDGAFSFIGNALPVLAVKDGAGWHLDPYTNNGESFYSLAADFRVTLDHPSGLLVPATGTSVDTPGSSGRTVTTATATQVRDFAWAAGPFSKISGTSAAGTPVNVYSVTGISSSSAQSMLTTARTAVDAHASRFGAYPYGELDAVIDNNFWFGGMEYPGFVLDLVSTTALTHEIGHQWWYGIVGDDEYTSPWLDESFTDYATDLALGKTGANCWNSVSWASSAEKITNSMAYWDTHSSRYSTVVYGYGKCALHDLRRLIGDTAMAKLLKDYATSHWYGVSTTAEFKAAAQAATTTDLTSFWTTHRIEG
- a CDS encoding tryptophan 2,3-dioxygenase, producing the protein MNDGTSALADLSPDDPLVQPFSGASPYDDYVHASVLNSLQQPLTEAADEMGFLVTTQVMELWFTLIVHEWRTARDAFAKDDLDAATDALVRSRRAVGALVDSWQPIAALTPAQFNGFRAAFGRASGFQSAMYRHMEFLLGEKSAALVRAHRGDPAVHEALRDAHREPSLYDEVLGYLHRQGLPVPEHVRERDVTQPYASDPGVVAVWRQVYTGPQHHPLLALGELLTDIAERVTRWRFDHVMVVRRAMGAKTGSAGSSGVDFLRARADRLVFPELWAVRGDI
- a CDS encoding alpha/beta hydrolase family protein; protein product: MTSREISAFAAEEETRVLSLRPVLAPVHGRYGDHPHQTYDAWPAEDPAAPLVILLHGGYWRYDRMHLTPFAAYLGQQGFSVLLPGFRRSGGAGGYPETFDDIARIVDTLPEGRPYVLAGHCSGGHLALWCAARALLPAGSPWHTTRLPPAVLALAPLTDLDATRRDRLSNDAALQLLGGPEEFETRMASVDPLTLLKGAGTTGVRTVLLHGEVDEEVPLTQFADYAAVHRDLETVVLPGTGHYTLIEPGAPAALAVADTLRRLSAPWTGAAGRPEPAPKEPGPEEPAHP